In one Pirellulales bacterium genomic region, the following are encoded:
- a CDS encoding agmatine deiminase family protein: MITSGRVVGGFEHQAAMILGVNELIQYHPQTLAQIVAAIHDRIKIIGVVANSDQQAKTIALLKDNNLPEDCIDFFQWPVEAMWVRDYAPYFVVGDHATVIDYTYPEQNRDLEDSFSVAFAATFGLHYTHAHLTLEGGNLTSNGDGLCITTTRIGAGNEARGYNAERIGQLLHDYFHFDRWVHLKPLEDEPTGHTDMFLTVCAVNKVIVGLYRSDEDAVNAPILDENSSALKGEPTKNGPMDVIRIPMPSHKDGNWRSYTNVIYANGVVLVPQYPDTDPDLDKVALNVFHEALPDWKMVGIDCSKLIAKRGALHCISRQVPSLGDNK; encoded by the coding sequence GTGATCACCAGTGGACGCGTCGTGGGCGGCTTCGAGCATCAGGCGGCGATGATTCTCGGGGTCAATGAACTGATCCAATACCATCCTCAAACGTTGGCGCAAATCGTCGCCGCGATTCACGACCGGATCAAGATTATCGGCGTCGTGGCCAACTCGGACCAGCAAGCGAAAACCATCGCTTTGCTCAAGGACAACAATCTGCCCGAGGATTGCATCGATTTCTTTCAATGGCCCGTCGAGGCGATGTGGGTTCGCGACTACGCGCCGTATTTCGTGGTCGGGGACCATGCGACCGTTATCGACTACACCTATCCTGAACAGAACCGAGATCTCGAAGATAGCTTTAGCGTCGCATTCGCCGCGACTTTCGGACTCCACTACACTCATGCGCATTTGACGTTGGAAGGCGGAAACCTGACGAGCAATGGCGACGGGCTTTGCATCACCACGACCCGAATCGGCGCCGGCAATGAGGCGCGCGGGTACAACGCCGAACGTATCGGACAGCTACTTCACGACTATTTCCATTTTGACCGCTGGGTTCATCTTAAGCCGCTGGAAGACGAACCGACTGGCCACACGGACATGTTTCTGACCGTCTGTGCGGTCAACAAAGTGATCGTCGGCTTATATCGCTCGGATGAAGACGCTGTCAACGCACCGATCCTTGATGAAAACTCAAGCGCCTTGAAGGGCGAGCCGACCAAGAATGGCCCGATGGATGTGATCCGCATTCCGATGCCGAGCCATAAGGACGGCAACTGGCGAAGCTATACGAATGTCATTTACGCCAACGGCGTCGTATTGGTTCCTCAGTATCCCGACACCGATCCCGATCTCGACAAAGTCGCCCTGAATGTTTTTCACGAGGCATTGCCGGATTGGAAGATGGTCGGCATCGACTGCTCGAAGCTAATCGCTAAGCGGGGCGCGCTACACTGCATTTCCCGCCAAGTCCCGTCGCTGGGCGACAATAAATAA
- a CDS encoding porin: protein MRDGPRMALGGLVAAFVAWAGLSQAHGQQGFYAPVAPAGYNDGAAASDQNSVIDELRRRLDANEAEIRALRAQQQQQQPGVSATPTAFDANANASAAAAPDAANPFCTPKEVPIITSPTFRVGAKVFIDNVDINQSQRNINATGNPKELDYTGLTYLRLYAEGWVYENVDYKFEIECASNAIVPALATPTVQNPPGPNVAGATWTKTQIVETIQLKDIYATVRYLPVMGNLRIGHFKEPWMLEELTSDEWLEFERRALPDNFAPARKWGVMAFNYVNENKDLSWYMGTFRDTFSDNSFIERSNEGDWSFCARSVWLPYYDEPSDGRYLLHVGTDFRVVGAGGSLTNPTDQKSFSATEEALTLNPFTNTGNVNCLSYEEYDAELAMINGPFSVSGEATWVTLNDVSTVTGATTGRSATYKGAYIQASYFLTGENRGYDREAKRFSTVKPYEPFFRVRTCDGVCMGKGAWEIAARLSYIDMNSVVSAGSGAQPAPIKGGEMTDTTLGVNWYLNQDSGDIA from the coding sequence ATGAGAGACGGACCTCGGATGGCCCTGGGCGGCCTCGTCGCCGCCTTCGTCGCGTGGGCCGGATTGAGCCAAGCGCACGGTCAACAGGGCTTCTACGCGCCCGTCGCCCCAGCCGGCTACAACGACGGCGCTGCCGCGAGCGATCAGAACAGCGTGATCGACGAGTTGCGCCGCCGTCTCGACGCGAATGAGGCGGAAATCCGCGCCCTGCGCGCTCAGCAGCAACAGCAGCAACCAGGCGTGAGCGCCACTCCGACTGCGTTCGACGCCAACGCAAATGCCAGCGCCGCTGCCGCTCCGGACGCTGCCAATCCGTTCTGCACTCCCAAGGAAGTGCCGATCATCACCAGCCCAACGTTCCGCGTCGGCGCCAAGGTGTTCATCGACAATGTGGACATCAATCAGAGCCAGCGAAACATCAACGCGACGGGCAACCCGAAGGAACTTGACTACACCGGCCTCACCTACCTGCGGCTCTACGCCGAAGGCTGGGTTTATGAGAACGTCGATTACAAGTTCGAAATCGAGTGCGCGAGCAATGCGATCGTCCCGGCCTTGGCAACTCCAACGGTCCAGAACCCTCCCGGCCCAAACGTCGCCGGCGCGACTTGGACGAAGACCCAGATCGTTGAAACGATCCAGCTCAAGGACATCTATGCCACGGTCCGCTACCTGCCGGTCATGGGCAATCTTCGCATCGGCCACTTCAAAGAGCCGTGGATGCTCGAAGAGCTGACCAGCGACGAATGGCTGGAATTCGAGCGGCGAGCGCTCCCAGACAACTTTGCTCCTGCCCGCAAATGGGGCGTCATGGCGTTCAACTACGTGAATGAAAACAAGGATCTTAGCTGGTACATGGGCACATTCCGCGACACTTTCTCGGACAATTCATTCATCGAGCGGAGCAACGAGGGAGATTGGAGCTTCTGCGCTCGCTCGGTTTGGCTGCCTTATTACGACGAACCTTCGGACGGGCGTTACTTGCTCCACGTGGGCACCGACTTCCGCGTCGTCGGCGCCGGTGGCAGCTTGACCAACCCGACCGACCAGAAGTCGTTCTCGGCGACCGAGGAAGCGTTGACGCTCAACCCGTTCACCAACACGGGGAACGTGAACTGCCTTAGCTACGAGGAGTACGATGCGGAGTTGGCCATGATTAATGGGCCGTTCTCGGTCTCCGGCGAAGCAACCTGGGTCACGCTTAACGACGTTAGCACCGTTACTGGCGCGACCACTGGCCGCTCGGCCACTTACAAGGGCGCCTATATTCAGGCGAGCTATTTCTTGACCGGCGAAAACCGCGGCTACGACCGTGAAGCCAAGCGATTTTCCACTGTCAAGCCGTATGAGCCCTTCTTCCGCGTCCGCACCTGCGATGGAGTCTGCATGGGCAAGGGCGCCTGGGAAATTGCGGCGCGACTCTCCTACATCGACATGAACAGCGTTGTCTCCGCGGGCAGTGGGGCTCAACCCGCCCCCATCAAAGGCGGCGAGATGACCGATACCACGCTCGGAGTCAACTGGTATCTCAATCAAGATTCAGGGGATATAGCTTAG
- a CDS encoding UvrB/UvrC motif-containing protein: MARRLDIDRILQEWPFQPGEVLARRVKAADGREVLQMRVDMGVLQLETEGRPDGQHPGGAETYYEHLAVEAIREGEAFQLSPEQCVEADREFVQFYHRRICWLALREYRRAARDADHSLAFMDFVRKFSGDEDWTVSHEQYRPFVMFHRVQAGALAELEENGPEAAIGEVNRGLERFRELFAEYEALDRFDSDELVSRLVELKESMRTHYQVGRTLDEQLADAVAAEEYELAAKLRDKLARRGEARR, encoded by the coding sequence ATGGCACGACGACTCGATATCGACCGCATTTTGCAGGAATGGCCCTTTCAGCCGGGAGAGGTGCTTGCCCGGCGGGTGAAGGCAGCCGATGGCCGGGAAGTGTTGCAGATGCGCGTCGATATGGGCGTGTTGCAATTGGAAACTGAAGGCCGGCCGGACGGTCAGCATCCGGGGGGCGCGGAAACCTACTACGAGCATCTCGCGGTCGAAGCGATTCGCGAGGGAGAGGCGTTTCAGCTCAGTCCCGAGCAATGCGTGGAGGCCGATCGCGAGTTCGTGCAGTTTTATCACCGGCGGATTTGTTGGCTCGCTCTGCGCGAATATCGCCGCGCGGCGCGCGACGCCGATCACAGCCTGGCGTTCATGGACTTCGTTCGCAAGTTTTCCGGAGACGAAGACTGGACGGTCTCGCACGAGCAATATCGGCCGTTCGTGATGTTCCATCGCGTTCAGGCCGGCGCCTTGGCGGAACTCGAGGAGAACGGTCCCGAGGCGGCGATTGGCGAGGTGAATCGCGGCCTGGAGCGGTTCCGCGAGCTGTTCGCCGAATACGAAGCGCTCGATCGCTTCGATTCCGACGAGCTGGTGAGCCGGCTCGTCGAGTTGAAAGAGTCGATGCGAACGCACTATCAGGTCGGGCGCACGCTCGACGAGCAATTGGCCGATGCCGTGGCCGCCGAAGAATATGAGCTGGCGGCCAAACTCCGCGACAAGCTCGCCCGCCGCGGCGAAGCCCGTCGATAG